The Candidatus Abyssobacteria bacterium SURF_5 genome contains a region encoding:
- a CDS encoding DEAD/DEAH box helicase: MKTKAGNSQEQRTRAHNVRGERKVSMSESRKRVSGALCPGVDVKHGRSASRISRTRKPAGMSVEDWQIVLRRDFGASQNFVMKNVGSEPIFSDFVIENPETGGRYRVAIRSDRPGPNYCSCADFSTNTLGTCKHIEFALARLGKKRGAKKAFQEGHKSLHSSVTLRYGMKRAIAFSAGTECPPELKRIAEEYFDKTGFLKPDKFLLFDEFLRRASKITHELRCYDDALQHIARVRDQLKLREAVDMAFGNDINGTLLDGMLKVSLYPYQRKGALFAARAGRSIIADEMGLGKTVQAVVACEVLARLVGIERVLVVCPASLKYQWKSEIERFVDRTSLVIEGLLASRQALYRADSFFKIVNYDVIFRDRDEVMKWSPDLIILDEAQRIKNWKTRLARSVKRLESPYAIVLTGTPLENRLEELHSIVEFVDRFHLGPRFLFLHEHQVTDDVGMVVGYKELGKIGRTLSPILIRRKKREVLAELPERLEKTFFVEMTREQMQHHDENAETVARIVAKWRRFKFLSESDQRILTTALQNMRMACNSTYLLDKNTDHGRKCDELMTLLQDVFEEPEAKAVVFSQWIGTHELIARRLEAAGWDYAFLHGGVPSSKRKDLVARFNDDSRCRLFLSTEAGGVGMNLQHASAVINMDLPWNPAVLEQRIGRVHRLGQRRPVRVINFVAGGTIEHSMLSLLSFKKSLFAGVLDGGQNEIFLGGSRLKRFMESVESVTASIPQAALSEPQLPSGAITDETAGALESEEIEVAEAPPAASPAHQPFADLVSAGLAFLDKLGEILAVGTEGASEAAAQTSRTGEVGAKRPAEAPVLQTDSKGMSRQNASLLEAVQSFVEKDDAGRTYLKLPAPSAATLKKLADVLYKLSGK; this comes from the coding sequence TTGAAAACGAAGGCAGGCAATTCGCAGGAACAGAGAACGCGCGCGCACAATGTGCGGGGGGAAAGAAAAGTATCCATGAGCGAAAGCAGAAAACGCGTGAGTGGGGCGTTGTGTCCTGGCGTGGATGTAAAGCATGGCAGATCTGCATCCAGAATTTCGAGGACAAGGAAGCCAGCCGGCATGTCAGTGGAAGATTGGCAGATCGTGCTTCGGCGCGACTTCGGCGCATCCCAGAATTTTGTGATGAAGAATGTGGGAAGCGAGCCGATATTCTCTGACTTTGTGATCGAGAATCCCGAGACGGGTGGGAGGTACAGAGTCGCCATCAGGAGTGACAGACCCGGCCCAAATTATTGCTCCTGCGCCGATTTTTCCACCAACACCCTCGGCACGTGCAAGCACATTGAATTCGCTCTTGCCCGTCTCGGGAAGAAGAGGGGCGCCAAGAAAGCGTTTCAAGAGGGGCATAAGTCGCTCCATTCGTCAGTAACCCTTCGATATGGTATGAAGCGGGCGATCGCGTTCAGTGCAGGAACCGAATGTCCGCCCGAGTTGAAGAGGATAGCAGAAGAGTATTTCGACAAAACCGGCTTTCTCAAACCGGACAAATTTTTGCTTTTCGACGAGTTCTTGCGGCGCGCCTCAAAAATCACACACGAGCTTCGGTGTTATGATGACGCTCTCCAGCATATCGCTCGTGTGAGAGATCAGTTGAAACTGCGCGAAGCCGTGGATATGGCTTTCGGCAATGACATCAATGGGACTCTCCTCGACGGCATGCTCAAGGTTTCACTGTACCCATATCAGAGGAAGGGGGCGCTTTTTGCGGCGCGCGCAGGGCGCTCGATCATTGCCGACGAAATGGGACTCGGCAAAACGGTCCAGGCCGTAGTCGCCTGTGAGGTGCTTGCGCGGCTCGTGGGTATCGAGCGAGTGCTCGTCGTGTGTCCGGCCTCCCTTAAATACCAGTGGAAGAGTGAAATCGAGCGTTTCGTCGACCGGACCTCGCTGGTTATCGAGGGTTTGCTTGCTTCACGCCAGGCGCTCTATCGGGCGGACTCCTTTTTCAAAATCGTCAATTACGATGTCATCTTTCGGGATCGCGATGAGGTCATGAAATGGTCTCCCGACCTCATCATCCTCGACGAGGCCCAGCGCATCAAGAACTGGAAAACCCGACTCGCGCGGAGCGTAAAGCGGCTCGAGTCGCCATATGCAATCGTTCTCACTGGAACGCCTCTCGAGAACCGGCTCGAAGAACTTCATTCGATTGTCGAATTTGTCGATCGATTCCATCTCGGGCCGCGCTTCCTCTTTCTGCATGAGCATCAGGTGACCGATGATGTCGGCATGGTGGTCGGGTACAAGGAACTGGGGAAGATCGGCCGGACACTTTCGCCCATTCTGATACGCAGGAAAAAACGCGAAGTGCTTGCCGAGCTGCCCGAGCGGCTCGAAAAGACCTTCTTTGTCGAAATGACGAGAGAACAGATGCAGCACCACGACGAGAATGCCGAAACGGTCGCCCGGATCGTGGCCAAATGGCGCCGCTTCAAATTCCTTTCGGAGAGCGACCAGCGGATTCTCACTACGGCGCTTCAGAATATGCGCATGGCGTGCAACAGCACGTACCTGCTGGACAAGAACACCGACCACGGCCGCAAGTGCGACGAGCTTATGACGCTTTTGCAGGATGTCTTCGAGGAACCCGAAGCCAAGGCCGTCGTCTTCAGTCAGTGGATCGGAACGCATGAGCTGATCGCGCGCAGGCTCGAAGCCGCCGGCTGGGACTACGCGTTCCTCCATGGAGGCGTCCCCAGTTCGAAGCGAAAAGACCTCGTGGCGCGTTTCAACGACGATTCACGCTGTCGCCTCTTCCTTTCGACCGAAGCCGGCGGCGTCGGCATGAACCTCCAGCACGCATCCGCTGTTATCAACATGGACCTGCCCTGGAACCCGGCCGTACTTGAACAGCGCATTGGGCGCGTTCATCGGCTTGGTCAGCGTCGCCCGGTACGCGTGATCAATTTTGTCGCCGGCGGTACAATCGAACACAGCATGCTCTCGCTCCTCAGCTTCAAAAAGTCGCTGTTTGCGGGCGTGCTCGACGGCGGGCAGAATGAAATCTTCCTCGGCGGCTCCAGACTCAAACGCTTTATGGAGTCGGTCGAAAGTGTGACCGCCTCAATCCCGCAAGCCGCGCTTAGCGAACCTCAACTTCCCTCCGGCGCAATCACCGACGAGACCGCGGGCGCGCTGGAATCCGAGGAGATTGAAGTTGCCGAAGCGCCTCCCGCGGCTTCGCCGGCGCACCAACCGTTTGCCGATCTCGTCTCGGCCGGCCTCGCTTTCCTCGATAAGCTCGGCGAAATCCTTGCGGTGGGAACTGAAGGCGCCTCCGAAGCGGCGGCCCAAACAAGTCGGACTGGCGAGGTCGGCGCCAAGCGACCGGCGGAAGCGCCAGTACTTCAAACGGACTCGAAAGGAATGAGCCGGCAAAATGCTTCGCTTCTTGAAGCAGTCCAATCTTTCGTCGAAAAAGACGATGCCGGCAGGACGTATCTGAAATTGCCTGCCCCGTCCGCCGCTACACTCAAGAAACTCGCGGACGTCCTCTACAAGCTGAGCGGGAAGTGA